From one Deinococcus aetherius genomic stretch:
- the glf gene encoding UDP-galactopyranose mutase, whose protein sequence is MTEPTSTSQGFDYLIVGAGFAGSVLAERLANDGKRVLIVDKRPHIGGNAYDCYNDDGILIHPYGPHIFHTNSREVIDYLSRFTKWRPYEHRVLASVDGQLLPIPINLDTVNKLYGLSLTSFQVEEFFASVAEKVDQVRTSEDVVVSKVGRDLYNKFFRGYTRKQWDLDPSELDASVTARVPTRTNRDDRYFADTYQMMPLHGYTRMFENMLAHPNIKVMLGTDYREIADFIPYGHMIYTGPVDAFFDYCYGKLPYRSLEFVHETHAQEQFQAVGTVNYPNDYAYTRISEFKHITGQQHRHTSVVYELPRAEGDPYYPIPRPANQELYKKYAALAEGRPDVTFVGRLATYRYYNMDQVVAQALTTYKKLTAATPEPEAQPVG, encoded by the coding sequence ATGACTGAGCCGACCTCCACCTCTCAGGGCTTCGACTACCTCATCGTCGGGGCGGGCTTTGCGGGCAGCGTGCTCGCCGAGCGGCTGGCGAACGACGGCAAGCGCGTCCTCATCGTCGACAAGCGTCCCCACATCGGCGGCAACGCCTACGACTGCTACAACGACGACGGCATCCTGATCCACCCCTACGGCCCGCACATCTTCCACACCAACTCGCGGGAGGTGATCGACTACCTCTCGCGCTTCACGAAGTGGCGGCCCTACGAGCACCGCGTGCTGGCGAGCGTGGACGGGCAACTCCTGCCCATCCCGATCAACCTCGACACGGTGAACAAGCTCTACGGCCTCAGCCTGACCTCCTTCCAGGTCGAGGAGTTCTTCGCCTCGGTCGCCGAGAAGGTCGATCAGGTGCGGACCTCGGAGGACGTGGTGGTCAGCAAGGTGGGGCGCGACCTCTACAACAAGTTCTTCCGGGGCTACACCCGCAAGCAGTGGGACCTCGATCCCAGCGAACTCGACGCCTCGGTGACGGCGCGGGTGCCCACCCGGACGAACCGCGACGACCGCTACTTCGCGGACACCTACCAGATGATGCCGCTGCACGGCTACACCCGGATGTTCGAGAACATGCTCGCGCATCCGAACATCAAGGTGATGCTGGGCACCGACTACCGGGAGATCGCGGACTTCATCCCCTACGGCCACATGATCTATACGGGCCCGGTGGACGCCTTCTTCGACTACTGCTACGGCAAGCTGCCCTACCGCAGCCTGGAGTTCGTCCACGAGACGCATGCCCAGGAGCAGTTCCAGGCGGTCGGCACGGTGAACTACCCCAACGACTACGCCTACACCCGCATCAGCGAGTTCAAGCACATCACCGGGCAGCAGCACCGCCACACGTCCGTGGTGTACGAGCTTCCGCGCGCCGAGGGGGACCCCTACTACCCGATCCCCCGCCCCGCGAACCAGGAACTCTACAAGAAGTACGCCGCTCTGGCCGAAGGGCGCCCCGACGTGACCTTCGTGGGCCGCCTCGCCACCTACCGCTACTACAACATGGATCAGGTGGTCGCCCAGGCCCTCACGACCTACAAGAAGCTCACGGCGGCGACGCCCGAGCCCGAGGCCCAGCCCGTCGGCTGA
- a CDS encoding ABC transporter permease, translated as MTAVPVAPVVQSPARRAARLFFRSPAGVIGLALTVLAVLSALLAPLLAPYDPVAYLPADRMQGPSLRHLLGTDLYGRDLLSRVIYGSRISLSVSAISVGLSLLVGGCFGALAGYFLGWVDTLVMRVTDVFLAFPAVLLAIALLAFLGGGFWNLTLAIAVAFTAPFARVVRAAVLRTRHAMFVEASGALGATDARLLWRHVLPNAAGPILVEITLRLAYAILAEAALSFLGLGTQPPAPAWGQMIADGRPFLETNPWISIAPGLAIMLVVLGFNLFGDALRDALDPRLGR; from the coding sequence GTGACGGCCGTGCCGGTGGCGCCCGTGGTCCAGTCGCCCGCCCGGCGCGCCGCCCGGTTGTTCTTCCGCTCGCCCGCCGGGGTGATCGGGCTCGCCCTGACGGTGCTCGCCGTGCTGTCCGCGCTGTTGGCCCCCCTCCTGGCCCCCTACGACCCGGTGGCGTACCTGCCCGCCGACCGGATGCAGGGCCCCAGCCTGCGGCACCTCCTGGGCACCGACCTGTACGGCCGCGACCTGCTCTCCCGGGTGATCTACGGGAGCCGCATCAGCCTGTCGGTGAGCGCGATCAGCGTGGGGCTGTCCCTGCTGGTGGGGGGCTGCTTCGGGGCGCTCGCGGGGTACTTCCTGGGCTGGGTGGACACGCTGGTCATGCGGGTGACAGACGTGTTCCTGGCCTTTCCCGCCGTGCTGCTCGCCATCGCGCTGCTCGCGTTCCTGGGCGGCGGCTTCTGGAACCTGACGCTGGCGATTGCGGTCGCGTTCACCGCGCCGTTCGCCCGGGTGGTGCGCGCCGCCGTGTTGCGCACCCGCCACGCGATGTTCGTGGAGGCGAGCGGGGCCCTGGGCGCCACCGACGCGCGGCTGCTGTGGCGGCACGTCCTGCCCAACGCCGCCGGGCCCATCCTGGTCGAGATCACCCTGCGCCTCGCCTACGCGATCCTGGCGGAGGCGGCCCTGAGCTTTCTGGGCCTGGGCACCCAACCGCCCGCCCCCGCCTGGGGGCAGATGATCGCGGACGGGCGGCCCTTCCTGGAGACGAATCCCTGGATTTCCATCGCCCCGGGGCTGGCGATCATGCTGGTCGTCCTGGGCTTCAACCTCTTCGGCGACGCCCTGCGGGACGCCCTCGACCCCCGGCTGGGCCGCTGA
- a CDS encoding ABC transporter permease: protein MTAGWLARRVGLALFAAFGVCVLVFALLRLVPGDVVTNLIGLEGNVSPEQQAEMRRLFGLDQPIWQQFLTWFGALLRGDLGVSLRTERSVFGDLLLRFPVTLELTVLALLIALLIGVPLGVTAALSRGKLADVLSSGFVLVGLAAPEFWMALLLILLFSLKWPLFPPNGFVPPHESVWGNLRSVFLPSLALSLGLAAAVTRIVRASLLDVLGQDYVRTARAKGLRERTVVYRHAMRNALIPVVTVIGLQAGSLLGGAVIIEQIFGLPGVGRYALEGINLRDYPVVQGAVLLIAVSYVLVNVVVDVLYGLIDRRVVYG, encoded by the coding sequence GTGACCGCCGGGTGGCTGGCGCGCCGGGTGGGGCTGGCCCTCTTTGCGGCCTTCGGGGTCTGCGTGCTCGTCTTCGCCCTGCTGCGGCTGGTGCCGGGCGACGTGGTGACCAACCTGATCGGGCTGGAGGGCAACGTCAGCCCCGAGCAGCAGGCGGAGATGCGGCGGCTCTTCGGGCTCGACCAGCCGATCTGGCAGCAGTTCCTCACGTGGTTCGGCGCCCTGTTGCGGGGGGACCTCGGGGTCAGCCTGCGGACCGAGCGTTCCGTCTTCGGCGACCTGCTGCTGCGCTTCCCGGTGACGCTGGAACTCACCGTGCTCGCCCTGCTGATCGCCCTCCTCATCGGCGTGCCGCTCGGGGTGACGGCGGCGCTCTCGCGCGGGAAGCTCGCGGACGTGCTGTCGAGCGGCTTCGTACTCGTCGGGCTCGCCGCGCCGGAGTTCTGGATGGCCCTGCTGCTGATCCTGCTGTTCAGCCTGAAGTGGCCTCTTTTCCCCCCCAACGGCTTCGTGCCGCCCCACGAGTCCGTCTGGGGCAATCTCCGCTCGGTGTTCTTGCCCTCGCTGGCACTCAGCCTGGGGCTGGCCGCCGCCGTCACGCGGATCGTGCGGGCGAGCCTGCTCGACGTGCTGGGGCAGGACTACGTCCGCACTGCCCGCGCCAAGGGGCTGCGGGAGCGGACGGTGGTGTACCGCCACGCGATGCGCAACGCCCTGATCCCCGTCGTCACGGTGATTGGCCTCCAGGCGGGGAGCCTGCTCGGCGGCGCGGTGATCATCGAGCAGATCTTCGGGCTGCCGGGCGTGGGGCGGTACGCGCTGGAGGGCATCAACCTGCGGGACTACCCGGTCGTGCAGGGGGCGGTGCTGCTGATCGCGGTGAGCTACGTGCTCGTGAACGTGGTCGTGGACGTGCTGTACGGGCTGATCGACCGCCGGGTGGTGTACGGGTGA
- a CDS encoding family 1 glycosylhydrolase gives MDNLELWVGVEPTVSRVGDETLDQLVLSGFDRRLDDIDRLASTGAKAVRFPLLWERTAPGNLADADWRWGDERLARLAGHGLDPIVGLVHHGSGPFHTHLLDPGFADGVAAYTRAVAERYPHLGMYTPVNEPLTTARFAALYGHWYPHARDEASFWRALLHQLRATVLAMAEIRKVNPAARLVQTEDLGHTSSTPALRYQADFENERRWLSLDLLMGRVDERHPLWGYLRWAGVIERDLRWFAEHPCPPDVLGLNVYVTSERFLDERLHRYPPHTHGGNGRHRYADVEAVRVRGEGLGGAGERLREAHARYGLPLAITEAHLGCTREEQLRWLHDTWRAAQAVREEGADVRAVTVWAALGAFEWNSLLTRRSGHYESGLWDVRAPEPRPTALLGLARDLAAGREPAHPVLAGPGWWRRGERLMFPPHGPVRAESPDGPPLLITGASGTLGRALAHACEGRGLPYRLLSRRDLDIADPASVERALGEHRPWAVVNTAGDVRVDDAEGDPRVERENALGPRLLARACAESGVRLLTFSSDLVFDGRKGAPYVESDTPHPLNAYGRSKLAAEEAVLGLLPDALVVRTSALFGPWDEHDFAAHVRRELRAGRVVRAAGDQVVSPTFVPDLSHAVLDLLLDGEGGVWHLANAGAVSPADFARMVARASGLDPEPVEEVPTARLGLPAARPPYSALASERGWFMPDLASALERWSAHMESAEREMFAAD, from the coding sequence ATGGACAACTTGGAACTGTGGGTGGGCGTCGAACCCACCGTCAGCCGCGTGGGGGACGAGACGCTCGATCAGCTCGTTCTCAGCGGCTTCGACCGCCGTCTCGACGATATCGACCGCCTCGCCTCGACGGGGGCGAAGGCCGTCCGTTTTCCGCTGCTGTGGGAGCGCACCGCGCCGGGGAACCTCGCGGACGCGGACTGGCGCTGGGGGGACGAGCGCCTCGCCCGCCTCGCCGGGCACGGGCTGGACCCCATCGTGGGGCTCGTCCACCACGGGAGCGGGCCGTTTCACACGCACCTCCTCGACCCTGGCTTCGCGGACGGGGTGGCCGCCTACACCCGGGCGGTGGCCGAGCGGTACCCGCACCTGGGGATGTACACGCCCGTCAACGAGCCGCTGACGACCGCCCGCTTCGCGGCGTTGTACGGCCACTGGTACCCTCACGCGCGGGACGAGGCGAGCTTCTGGCGGGCGCTGCTCCACCAGCTCCGGGCGACGGTGCTGGCGATGGCCGAGATCAGGAAGGTGAACCCGGCGGCCCGCCTCGTGCAGACCGAGGACCTCGGCCACACGTCGAGCACGCCCGCCCTGCGGTATCAGGCAGACTTCGAGAACGAGCGGCGCTGGCTCAGCCTCGACCTGCTCATGGGCCGGGTGGACGAGCGGCATCCGCTGTGGGGCTACCTGCGCTGGGCCGGGGTGATTGAACGCGACCTGCGCTGGTTCGCCGAGCACCCCTGCCCGCCCGACGTCTTGGGTCTGAACGTGTACGTGACGAGCGAGCGTTTTCTCGACGAGCGGCTCCACCGCTACCCGCCCCACACCCACGGGGGCAACGGGCGACACCGCTACGCCGACGTGGAGGCCGTGCGGGTGCGCGGCGAGGGGCTGGGCGGCGCGGGCGAGCGGCTGCGCGAGGCCCACGCGCGCTACGGCCTGCCCCTGGCGATCACCGAGGCTCACCTGGGCTGCACCCGCGAGGAGCAGCTCCGCTGGCTGCACGACACCTGGCGGGCGGCGCAGGCCGTGCGGGAGGAGGGGGCCGACGTGCGCGCCGTGACCGTCTGGGCCGCCCTGGGTGCTTTCGAGTGGAACAGCCTCCTGACCCGCCGCAGCGGCCACTACGAGAGCGGCTTGTGGGACGTGCGGGCGCCTGAGCCGCGCCCGACCGCCCTGCTGGGCCTCGCCCGCGACCTGGCCGCCGGTCGGGAGCCCGCCCACCCGGTCCTGGCGGGCCCCGGCTGGTGGCGGCGCGGGGAGCGCCTCATGTTCCCGCCCCACGGCCCGGTGCGCGCGGAGAGCCCCGACGGTCCCCCGCTCCTGATCACCGGGGCGAGTGGCACCCTGGGCCGGGCCCTCGCACACGCGTGCGAGGGGCGCGGCCTGCCCTACCGGCTGCTCTCGCGCCGCGACCTCGACATCGCCGACCCGGCCTCGGTGGAGCGGGCGCTGGGGGAGCACCGCCCCTGGGCGGTCGTGAACACCGCCGGGGACGTGCGGGTGGACGACGCGGAGGGGGACCCCCGCGTGGAGCGTGAGAACGCCCTCGGTCCGCGACTGCTCGCCCGCGCCTGTGCGGAGAGCGGCGTGCGGCTGCTGACCTTTTCCTCCGACCTCGTGTTCGACGGGCGCAAGGGGGCGCCCTACGTGGAGTCGGACACACCGCACCCGCTCAACGCCTACGGCCGGAGCAAGCTCGCCGCCGAGGAGGCCGTGCTGGGTCTGCTCCCGGACGCCCTCGTCGTGCGGACGAGCGCCCTCTTCGGCCCCTGGGACGAGCACGACTTCGCCGCCCACGTCCGGCGGGAGCTGCGTGCCGGGCGCGTCGTGCGGGCGGCGGGCGATCAGGTCGTGTCGCCGACCTTCGTGCCCGACCTCTCCCACGCGGTCCTCGACCTCCTCCTCGACGGGGAGGGCGGCGTGTGGCACCTCGCCAACGCGGGCGCCGTGAGCCCGGCCGATTTCGCCCGGATGGTCGCCCGCGCGTCGGGCCTCGACCCCGAGCCCGTGGAGGAGGTGCCCACCGCCCGCCTCGGCCTCCCGGCGGCACGGCCCCCCTACAGCGCCCTGGCGAGCGAGCGCGGCTGGTTCATGCCGGACCTCGCCTCGGCCTTGGAGCGCTGGAGCGCGCATATGGAGAGCGCCGAGCGGGAGATGTTCGCCGCAGACTGA
- a CDS encoding cupin domain-containing protein translates to MERLSIQGDRRRFQALPATVGHLHFPAGTVLPETQHEEDEVSFIHSGLMRAVSGGREYLIRAGDVTFIPAGERHRAEVLEDVTLSYVLLERP, encoded by the coding sequence ATGGAGAGGCTGAGCATCCAGGGCGACCGACGCCGCTTTCAGGCCCTGCCCGCCACGGTCGGGCACCTCCACTTTCCCGCCGGGACCGTCCTGCCCGAGACTCAGCACGAGGAGGACGAGGTGTCCTTTATCCACAGCGGGCTGATGCGGGCGGTGAGCGGGGGCCGCGAGTACCTGATCCGGGCCGGGGACGTCACCTTCATCCCCGCCGGGGAGCGGCACCGGGCGGAGGTGCTGGAGGACGTTACCTTGAGTTACGTGCTGCTGGAGCGCCCGTGA
- a CDS encoding helix-turn-helix domain-containing protein: MSHSFCPHAPGRGTEVRLQLGSRIRARRRQLSLTLKTVSEHSGLSVPYLSQLERNQANPTVTSLAGIARALGVSLNFFIPGQERSAVVVRAGEDGYLSVREIPFRIKSLAGRGGSLQMEPLLIHVEPHFSSPPSTHLGEEFLYVLSGELRLRVGEECYLLGAGDSAQHASTTPHAWENPGAAEALILWVGTPKLL, from the coding sequence GTGAGCCATTCCTTCTGTCCGCACGCGCCCGGCAGGGGAACGGAGGTGCGCCTGCAACTCGGCTCCCGCATTCGCGCCCGTCGCCGTCAACTCTCGCTCACGTTGAAAACGGTCAGCGAGCACAGCGGCCTGTCGGTCCCGTATCTCTCGCAATTGGAACGCAACCAGGCCAACCCCACCGTCACGTCCCTGGCGGGCATTGCCCGGGCCCTGGGCGTCAGCCTGAACTTCTTCATCCCCGGGCAGGAGCGGAGCGCGGTGGTCGTGCGCGCCGGGGAGGACGGTTACCTCAGCGTCCGTGAAATTCCCTTCCGGATCAAGAGCCTCGCCGGGCGGGGCGGCAGCCTTCAGATGGAGCCGCTGCTCATCCACGTCGAGCCCCACTTCTCGTCGCCGCCGAGCACGCACCTCGGCGAGGAATTCCTGTACGTCCTGAGCGGGGAGCTTCGACTGCGGGTCGGGGAGGAGTGTTACCTGCTGGGGGCCGGGGACAGCGCCCAGCACGCGAGCACCACCCCGCACGCCTGGGAGAACCCGGGCGCGGCGGAGGCCCTGATCCTGTGGGTCGGCACCCCGAAACTGCTGTGA
- a CDS encoding ABC transporter substrate-binding protein: MNKRHVQTTSLLLALGLACGAAAQTPGGVLRAGMQADPVGLDPHVTEATSTRNQLENVYDTLVAFDNSGRIVPALATRWTASPNGLTWTFTLRPGVRFHNGRALEASDVVYSIGRIKNPATKSPRSGDFELVKSVTAPNKTTVVMTLSKPFSPLLSKLAFSLNVIVPREAAATLNTKPVGTGPFTFVEYVPQTRMVLRKNPNFWGRDARGNRLPYLDGITFTYLPDPTARVTALRTNTVDWIEYVPATDIKTLQANPQVTVLGGPSANYRAIFFNVAKKPLDDPRVRRAIAYAINNQEIVDVALLGTGGLPARGTTLPNGNYYAAPDPNYGKPNLERARALLREAGYPNGFPLDLKVTSTYDFLRTPAEIIQAQLAPLGIKVNITALEWSVYLPDILKKNYTATILGESGQGDPDDYLYTPFASDSGGNLTNFKDAALDRLLDQGRQTSAAAARKTIYAQVQRRLVDLSPMVFLYSSTQYEAATRRVQGYQHFPNTSYLGFRTTWLR, encoded by the coding sequence ATGAACAAGCGCCACGTCCAGACGACCTCGCTGCTCCTCGCCCTCGGTTTGGCCTGCGGCGCGGCGGCCCAGACCCCCGGCGGCGTCCTGCGCGCAGGGATGCAGGCCGACCCAGTGGGCCTCGACCCGCACGTCACCGAGGCCACCTCCACCCGCAACCAACTGGAGAACGTGTACGACACGCTCGTCGCCTTCGACAACAGCGGCCGGATCGTGCCCGCCCTGGCGACCCGCTGGACCGCGAGCCCGAACGGGCTGACCTGGACCTTCACGTTGCGGCCCGGCGTGCGCTTCCACAACGGCCGCGCGCTGGAGGCGAGCGACGTGGTCTATTCCATAGGCCGCATCAAGAACCCGGCCACCAAGTCGCCCCGCAGTGGGGACTTCGAGCTGGTGAAGTCGGTGACCGCGCCGAACAAGACGACGGTCGTCATGACGCTGAGCAAGCCGTTCTCCCCGCTGCTGAGCAAACTCGCCTTCAGCCTGAACGTGATCGTGCCCCGCGAGGCGGCGGCCACGCTGAACACGAAACCGGTCGGCACGGGACCCTTCACCTTCGTCGAGTACGTGCCGCAGACCCGCATGGTACTGCGCAAGAACCCGAACTTCTGGGGGCGGGACGCGAGGGGGAACCGGCTCCCGTACCTCGACGGCATCACCTTCACGTACCTGCCGGACCCCACGGCGCGCGTCACGGCCCTGCGGACGAACACCGTGGACTGGATCGAGTACGTGCCCGCGACCGACATCAAGACGCTCCAGGCCAACCCGCAGGTCACCGTGCTGGGTGGGCCGAGCGCGAACTACCGGGCGATCTTCTTCAACGTGGCGAAAAAGCCCCTGGACGACCCCCGGGTGCGCCGGGCCATCGCCTACGCCATCAACAACCAGGAGATCGTGGACGTCGCGCTTCTGGGCACGGGCGGCCTGCCCGCGCGGGGCACCACCCTGCCGAACGGCAACTACTACGCGGCCCCGGACCCGAACTACGGCAAGCCCAACCTGGAGCGGGCCCGCGCCCTGCTGCGTGAGGCGGGCTACCCGAACGGCTTCCCGCTCGACCTCAAGGTCACGAGCACGTACGACTTCCTGCGCACGCCCGCCGAGATCATCCAGGCGCAGCTCGCGCCCCTGGGGATCAAGGTGAACATCACCGCGCTGGAGTGGAGCGTGTACCTCCCGGACATCCTGAAGAAGAACTACACGGCGACCATCCTCGGCGAGAGCGGGCAGGGGGACCCCGACGACTACCTCTACACCCCCTTCGCGTCCGACAGCGGCGGGAACCTGACGAACTTCAAGGACGCCGCGCTCGACCGCCTGCTCGACCAGGGGCGGCAGACGAGCGCGGCGGCGGCCCGCAAGACGATCTACGCCCAGGTGCAAAGGCGGCTGGTCGACCTCAGCCCGATGGTCTTCCTGTACTCCAGCACCCAGTACGAGGCGGCGACGAGGCGGGTGCAGGGCTACCAGCACTTCCCTAACACGAGTTACCTGGGCTTCCGCACGACCTGGCTCAGGTAG
- a CDS encoding SARP family transcriptional regulator produces MSDVEGQFEAGRFEAVVTLLSGNARTARDYTLLGLSLLNTGRLEEAEIALTKASLLGDPEGQVELGNVLRLLGRFDEAAARLQAIVPNLTGELQLRCLRWWGVAEFQSGQTAEGLKRVERAWHGYVALGNDEWTARVTVSLALMYTLLGNPRRAKLLLSEAVSVLPSLPDPAPRFSALRNLLELQISHGELAEARATLTEAKRTLHHANSPRLQALLMTSEAELLRLNGDYPSYVHVLEELRPLAESLQDHNLRVWVISRLAEHQSLVGQHGKAVDTLLSFGSVPAEWPAQMWATSGVLARRRGDPTSAAADLERAAQMFRNAARLPELVRVQLHHAAAALQLRQEGAVASALKEALTHMLRLRQLGEFRPDLEELNELLHYAVLEPEIAPYMEPLLDRLAHLAGAPTLPEDGVITVQVQTLGGQAVHKDGEEVRFTYGGTVPLLVYITLSPGRTRAEMQLDLFPEKDPKSGAAYMRQCLKELRDRLGAEIVRFEGPHQAPRYFLGRDVHVDLDLHALREALTRGETARALALYRGPFLPDLEDSEWAEGLREEALLSLTLELRRQMERVAEGGDHRRVVLLANQYLRIDPHEPEVLELRLRAAETFAPPHELAKYTADLRRMFN; encoded by the coding sequence ATGAGCGACGTCGAGGGACAATTCGAGGCCGGGCGATTTGAGGCAGTCGTCACGCTCCTCTCCGGAAATGCGAGGACGGCGCGCGACTATACTTTGTTGGGCCTCTCGCTGCTGAATACAGGGCGGTTGGAGGAAGCTGAAATCGCACTCACCAAGGCAAGTCTGCTCGGTGATCCCGAAGGGCAAGTCGAGCTTGGAAACGTGCTTCGGCTCCTTGGTCGGTTCGATGAGGCGGCCGCGCGTCTCCAAGCCATCGTGCCAAATCTTACAGGGGAACTCCAGTTACGTTGCCTGCGCTGGTGGGGCGTGGCGGAGTTCCAGTCTGGGCAGACCGCCGAGGGCCTGAAGCGTGTGGAACGCGCTTGGCATGGTTATGTTGCCCTGGGGAACGACGAGTGGACCGCTCGCGTCACCGTCTCCCTGGCACTGATGTACACCCTTCTCGGGAATCCGCGCCGCGCCAAACTCCTGCTTTCCGAAGCCGTGAGCGTGTTGCCCTCCCTGCCCGATCCCGCTCCCCGCTTCAGCGCTTTACGCAATCTCCTGGAACTGCAAATTTCGCATGGCGAACTCGCCGAGGCACGCGCGACATTGACCGAGGCCAAACGAACACTGCACCATGCCAATTCGCCACGCTTGCAAGCCCTGCTCATGACCAGCGAGGCCGAGTTGTTACGCCTCAATGGCGACTATCCCTCTTACGTTCATGTGTTGGAGGAGCTTCGCCCTCTTGCTGAGAGCTTGCAGGACCACAACCTCCGGGTCTGGGTCATCTCGCGTCTGGCCGAGCATCAAAGTCTGGTCGGACAGCACGGAAAGGCCGTGGATACTCTGCTGAGCTTTGGCAGCGTGCCCGCCGAGTGGCCCGCCCAGATGTGGGCAACGAGCGGTGTGCTTGCCCGGCGACGGGGTGATCCTACGAGCGCGGCGGCGGACCTGGAACGGGCCGCGCAGATGTTCCGCAACGCCGCCCGGCTGCCCGAACTCGTCCGGGTGCAGCTTCACCACGCGGCGGCGGCCCTGCAGCTGCGGCAGGAGGGGGCGGTCGCGTCGGCCCTCAAGGAGGCCCTCACCCACATGCTGCGGCTGCGGCAATTGGGCGAGTTCCGCCCCGACCTGGAGGAGCTGAACGAGCTGCTGCACTACGCGGTCCTGGAACCCGAGATCGCGCCGTACATGGAGCCGCTCCTCGACCGCCTCGCGCACCTGGCCGGGGCGCCCACGCTGCCCGAGGACGGCGTGATCACGGTACAGGTGCAGACCCTCGGGGGGCAGGCGGTCCACAAGGACGGCGAGGAGGTGCGCTTCACGTACGGGGGCACGGTGCCCCTCCTCGTGTACATCACGCTGAGTCCGGGGCGGACCCGGGCGGAGATGCAGCTCGACCTCTTTCCCGAGAAAGACCCCAAGAGCGGGGCGGCGTACATGCGCCAGTGCCTCAAGGAGCTGCGCGACCGGCTGGGTGCCGAGATCGTCCGCTTCGAGGGGCCCCACCAGGCGCCGCGCTACTTCCTGGGCCGCGACGTCCACGTGGACCTCGACCTGCACGCCCTGCGGGAGGCATTGACGCGGGGGGAGACGGCCCGCGCCCTGGCGCTGTACCGGGGCCCCTTCCTTCCCGACCTGGAGGACAGCGAGTGGGCCGAGGGACTGCGCGAGGAGGCGCTGCTCTCGCTGACCCTGGAGCTGCGGCGCCAGATGGAGCGAGTGGCGGAGGGGGGCGACCACCGCCGGGTGGTCCTGCTCGCCAACCAGTACCTGCGCATCGACCCCCACGAGCCCGAGGTGCTGGAGTTGCGGCTACGGGCCGCCGAGACCTTCGCGCCCCCGCACGAGCTGGCGAAGTACACGGCGGACCTGCGGCGGATGTTCAACTGA
- a CDS encoding glycosyltransferase family 1 protein, with product MKTIHLNPGSRVVAPALIVISHLRWDFVFQRPQHLMTRAARTRRVFYVEEPVFGAGPDRLERKDDPSGVTVLTPHVEEGYSPAQSQTRTAQLLNEFVRDEALEVYDLWVYTPMELPVTAGLRPRVTVYDCMDELANFKGASPELRDREAQLFAQADLVFTGGYRLYESKREQHDGAHPFPSSVDVPHFMRARTGVEDAPDQRDLPRPRLGFYGVIDERFDIALIGELARRRPEWQFVLLGPVVKIDPAELPRGENLHYLGMKKYAELPTYLAHWDVALLPFALNEATEFISPTKTPEYLAAGVPVVSTGIRDVIRPYGERDLVRVADGVDAFEAAVAAALGEAGTPAAEERRGRADRHLATLSWDRTWAEMSALIEGAAAERVAVAGVADD from the coding sequence TTGAAAACGATCCATCTGAATCCCGGCTCACGTGTCGTGGCCCCCGCCCTGATCGTGATCTCGCACCTCCGCTGGGACTTCGTTTTCCAGCGGCCCCAACACCTGATGACCCGCGCGGCCCGCACCCGCCGGGTTTTCTATGTGGAGGAGCCTGTCTTCGGTGCCGGGCCCGACCGTCTGGAGCGTAAGGACGACCCCAGCGGCGTGACGGTGCTCACCCCACACGTCGAGGAGGGGTACAGCCCGGCGCAGTCGCAGACCCGGACGGCGCAACTCCTGAACGAGTTCGTGCGCGACGAGGCGCTGGAGGTCTACGACCTGTGGGTCTACACGCCGATGGAACTCCCCGTCACGGCGGGGCTGCGTCCGCGTGTCACGGTGTACGACTGCATGGACGAACTCGCCAACTTTAAGGGCGCGTCCCCCGAGCTGCGCGACCGTGAGGCCCAGCTTTTCGCCCAGGCCGACCTCGTCTTCACCGGCGGCTACCGCCTGTACGAATCCAAGCGCGAGCAGCACGACGGCGCCCACCCCTTCCCGTCGAGCGTGGACGTGCCCCACTTCATGCGGGCGCGGACCGGTGTGGAGGACGCCCCCGACCAGCGCGACCTTCCCCGCCCCCGCCTGGGGTTCTACGGGGTGATCGACGAGCGGTTCGACATCGCGCTCATCGGTGAACTGGCCCGTCGCCGCCCGGAGTGGCAGTTCGTCCTGCTGGGCCCGGTGGTGAAGATCGACCCCGCTGAGCTGCCGCGCGGCGAGAACCTGCACTACCTGGGCATGAAGAAGTACGCCGAGCTGCCGACCTACCTCGCGCACTGGGACGTGGCGTTGCTGCCCTTCGCCCTGAACGAGGCGACCGAGTTCATCAGCCCGACCAAGACGCCCGAGTATCTGGCGGCGGGGGTGCCCGTGGTCTCCACCGGCATCCGCGACGTGATCCGGCCCTACGGCGAGCGTGACCTTGTGCGCGTGGCCGACGGGGTGGACGCCTTCGAGGCCGCCGTCGCCGCCGCCCTGGGTGAGGCGGGGACCCCCGCCGCCGAGGAGCGCAGAGGGCGGGCCGACCGCCACCTCGCCACCCTTTCCTGGGACCGCACCTGGGCCGAGATGAGCGCCCTGATCGAGGGGGCCGCCGCCGAGCGCGTGGCCGTGGCGGGGGTGGCCGATGACTGA